The proteins below are encoded in one region of Pomacea canaliculata isolate SZHN2017 linkage group LG7, ASM307304v1, whole genome shotgun sequence:
- the LOC112567632 gene encoding solute carrier organic anion transporter family member 2A1-like encodes MEKDELQDLQTNHSDDKSTEDHHGNEEYAVCGAGSCRPSFMQRCARIGCFTLLVSLTTLTTSTLNTYLNSQVTTLERQFGLSSSISGMILSCNELGYLLTILPFSHLARRLHVPRALAVTTMMFGLAGLVCTIPFLASRNSLLAATWSLKDLNASQSDVSSSYIVPLCADDSFERSLDDNLSLTSNMSYGRDSCIAENSRKKAAVSEDWKGLAVAFLTIGMILQGCAKSPRTVFTCVYIDDNVLKTESSLHMGIVGSITLFGPVLAYVLGGVFTRLYITLEDTGLSPLDPRWIGAWWLGFLVFGITSIVTALPLVFFPRRLRPQPHLAALKEERKRAAKGRQCTYGIIEFLRSVMRVLMTPVYTLVVLGLCCLVLGQTGLYAFLPKYLETQFFLPTWKANVTIGLVNLMAMSLGTLIGGYVTSRFKFPPMTCLKVMVILNAVCTCISVSGFVLGCDQPHIDTGVTSHSVMNTTQRCQSSCQCDDSRYFPTCGADGVTYFSPCHAGCSETRGTFYGNCSCIEMPKKTSQPVPEAVPGLCAQSCTTFYPYVAISFFLELLGAMSILPCFIVVIRSIAEVDKPVAIGLYSFLYTILGWFPAPVLYGQVVDTTCLLWSSGCAGRGSCSLYDLRAFRHRMFGTFFTTRVAHLVFLVIALAVASRMKKPFFAHCEAEPEVSTVPKDEKVVLTKNMTTVEVVNKKEILCDSLTSTTLV; translated from the exons ATGGAAAAGGACGAGCTTCAAGATTTGCAGACCAATCACTCTGACGATAAAAGTACAGAGGATCACCATGGCAACGAGGAGTACGCAGTGTGTGGAGCAGGTTCCTGTAGGCCTTCTTTCATGCAG CGATGCGCGAGGATCGGGTGTTTCACCTTGTTGGTCAGCCTGACAACCTTGACCACGTCCACCCTGAACACGTACCTCAACTCGCAGGTCACCACGCTCGAGCGACAGTTCGGCCTCAGCAGCTCCATCAGCGGCATGATCTTGAGCTGCAACGAGCTTGGTTACCTGTTGACCATTCTGCCCTTCTCTCACCTGGCGCGGCGGCTGCACGTTCCCCGGGCTCTCGCCGTCACCACCATGATGTTCGGCCTCGCCGGCCTCGTGTGTACCATCCCCTTCCTCGCCTCCAGAAACAGTCTCTTAGCTGCCACGTGGTCTCTGAAGGATCTGAACGCCTCCCAGAGCGATGTCTCCAGCAGCTACATCGTGCCTCTgtgtgcagacgacagttttGAGCGCTCCCTTGATGACAACCTTTCCCTCACGAGCAACATGTCGTACGGGAGAGATTCTTGTATAGCGGAAAATTCGAGAAAGAAGGCGGCTGTTTCAGAAGACTGGAAGGGCCTGGCTGTCGCGTTCCTAACCATTGGGATGATTCTTCAAGGCTGTGCCAAGTCTCCTCGCACTGTGTTCACATGCGTGTACATTGATGACAATGTGCTTAAAACTGAGAGCTCACTCCATATGG gaaTCGTTGGAAGCATCACTCTTTTCGGACCTGTTCTTGCCTATGTCCTGGGAGGAGTTTTCACAAGACTATACATCACACTGgaag ACACTGGCTTGTCCCCCCTTGACCCTCGCTGGATAGGAGCCTGGTGGCTTGGCTTTCTCGTCTTCGGCATCACAAGCATCGTCACCGCTCTTCCCCTGGTTTTCTTTCCACGACGACTTCGACCACAGCCCCACCTGGCGGCTCTGAAAGAAGAGCGGAAGCGTGCAGCTAAGGGCAGACAATGCACATATGGCATCATAG AATTCCTACGAAGTGTGATGCGCGTGCTGATGACCCCTGTCTACACCCTTGTGGTGCTTGGATTGTGTTGCCTGGTGTTGGGACAAACCGGGTTGTATGCATTTCTACCCAAGTACCTTGAGACCCAGTTCTTCCTGCCCACGTGGAAGGCCAACGTTACGATCG GCCTTGTCAACCTAATGGCGATGTCACTCGGCACGCTGATTGGCGGTTACGTCACGTCACGCTTCAAGTTTCCGCCAATGACGTGCTTGAAGGTGATGGTGATCCTCAATGCAGTTTGCACTTGCATTTCTGTAAGCGGCTTTGTCCTTGGTTGTGACCAGCCGCACATTGACActggcgtgacgtcacacag tgtgatGAACACAACACAGCGATGTCAGTCGAGCTGTCAGTGCGATGACTCGCGTTACTTCCCAACGTGCGGCGCAGACGGCGTGACTTACTTCTCGCCATGTCACGCGGGATGCTCCGAGACCAGAGGGACT TTCTACGGGAACTGCTCATGCATAGAAATGCCCAAGAAGACATCACAACCTGTCCCAGAGGCTGTTCCTGGACTGTGCGCCCAGAGCTGCACCACGTTCTATCCATACGTGGCCATCAGCTTCTTCTTAGAACTGCTCGGAGCGATGAGTATTCTGCCATGTTTCATCGTCGTAATCAG GAGTATTGCAGAAGTTGACAAGCCAGTTGCCATTGGACTTTACAGCTTTTTATACACTATCCTGG GCTGGTTTCCTGCCCCTGTCCTGTACGGCCAAGTTGTGGACACCACGTGTCTGCTGTGGAGTTCCGGGTGCGCGGGTAGAGGCTCGTGCTCCCTGTACGACCTGCGCGCCTTCAGACATCGAATGTTCGGCACGTTCTTCACCACGCGCGTCGCTCATCTCGTCTTCCTCGTCATCGCCTTAGCCGTTGCGTCACGGATGAAGAAACCTTTCTTTGCTCACTGCGAGGCCGAACCTGAAGTGTCCACGGTGCCGAAGGATGAGAAAGTGGTGCTAACAAAGAACATGACCACTGTTGAAGTCGTtaataagaaagaaattctttgcGACTCCTTGACAAGCACAACACtagtgtaa